AATAATCCCTGGAGTGGGCgattcaattaacctatattcaGAAGATGAAATTTCACCTCTACCATCAATAGGTTTAGCCAGCGCATTTATAACACGACCCAAATAGGCCTCACTCACTGGTATCTGAGCAATTCTTCCTGTTGCTTTTACAGAACTCCCTTCTTGTATCAGCAAACCATCACCCATTAATACAACACCAACATTAGTTGATTCCAAATTAAGAGCAATGCCTATTGTACCCTCTTCAAATTCTACTAATTCACCCGCCATTACTTCATCAAGACCATGAATACGAGCAATGCCATCACCTACTTGAAGTACGGTACCGGTATTTACAATCTTTACTTCTCTATTATATTGCTCAATACGTTCATGGATAATATTACTAATTTCGTCGGCTTGAATGGTTACCATAAGTATTTCTTAAttctttttttggaaaaaaaataaatcaaaaataatgcCTAAAGTAGAAGGACTAATCCGTTATTTCTTTCATCGCCCCCAATATGCCAATATTGGCACTGATAGTACGTAAATGTAACTCGCTGTTTAAACAACTATTCAGAGTTCCTAGAGCTCCTTGTAAGGCTTGTTGGAAAACCCATTGTCGGACTTGATTACTCGCTTTTTGTTGTTCAAAATTTATAGtttcatttttgtaattttctagTTGTTCCAAAGTCTTATAAGTTGAATCAATCAAATTCAATTTTTCTCGCTCTATCTCAGAGTATCCATTCACGCGAAACTGATCTGCTTCTATTTCT
The genomic region above belongs to Lactuca sativa cultivar Salinas chromosome 4, Lsat_Salinas_v11, whole genome shotgun sequence and contains:
- the LOC128133274 gene encoding ATP synthase subunit b, chloroplastic, producing MKNVTDSFVSLGHWPSAGSFGFNTDILATNLINLSVVLGVLIFFGKGVLSDLLDNRKQRILNTIRNSEELREGAIEQLEKARARLRKVEIEADQFRVNGYSEIEREKLNLIDSTYKTLEQLENYKNETINFEQQKASNQVRQWVFQQALQGALGTLNSCLNSELHLRTISANIGILGAMKEITD